The Candidatus Eisenbacteria bacterium genome segment CTCCTCATCGGTGAACGCCGTCCCCTTGTTCAGGATCGGCAGGTTGAGGACCTCTGTACCCGACCGGCGGCCTCGTTCGGCTGTCTTCGTCATGTCCTACGCGTCCTCATGGGCCGGGCGCTGCGGTGCGCCGGCGATCGCGAGCGGCTCGCGACGGCGACGGAAGGCAGCCCGGATCACGTCACGGTTCAGCCCCGCAATGAACTCGAGCGGGATGCCCTTCGGGCACACGGCCTCGCACTCGCCGTGGTTGGAGCAGGTCCCGAACACCTCGCGGCCCATGGCCGCGACCATGTTCAGCGTCCGCGCGTCGCGCTCGGGCTGGCCCTGGGGGAGCGAATTCAAGTGGACGACCTTGGCGGCGGTGAAGAGCATCGCCGACGCGTTCGGGCAGGACGCGACGCACGCGCCGCAGCCGATGCACGCGGCGGCGTCGAACGCCGTGTCCGCGGCTTCCTTCGGGACGAGGACGGCGTTGGCGTCGGGAGCGCTGCCGGTCGGCGCGGTGATGTAGCCGCCAACCTGGATGATGCGGTCGAACGCCGAGCGATCGACGACGAGATCTCTGACGACGGGGAAGGCACGCGCGCGCCACGGCTCGAGGGTCAACGCGTCGCCGTCCTTGAAGAAGCGCATGTGGAGCTGGCAGACGGTGGTGTGCCGGCGCGGGCCGTGGGGGACGCCGTCGATGAGGAACCCGCACGAGCCGCAGATGCCCTCGCGGCAGTCGTGCTCGAACGCGACCGGCTCATCGCCGCCCTCCTGCAGGTGCTCATTGAGGACGTCGAGCATCTCGAGGAACGACATCTCGGGCGTCACGCCGTCCACCTGGTAGGTGACGAATCGTCCCGGCGCGTTCCGGTCCTCCTGCCGCCAGATTCGCAGGCTGAGCTTCATTTGTAGCTCCGCTGGGCCAGGTGGACGTGCTCGAACTGGAGCGGTTCCTTGTGGAGCGTCGGGGGCTGGCCCGAACCGGTCCACTCCCATGCCGCCACGTAGCAGAAGTTGTCGTCGTCGCGTCGGGCCTCGCCTTCCGTCGTCTGGCTCTCGACGCGGAAGTGGCCGCCGCAGGACTCCGTCCGGTGGAGCGCGTCGATGCACATCAGTTCCGCGAGCTCGAGGAAGTCGGCGACGCGACCGGCCTTCTCGAGCGATTGGTTCAGCTGCTCGCCGGTGCCGAGCACGCGGATGTTCTCGTGGAACTCCTGCCGCAGCTCCGGAATCTTCGCGAGGGCCTGTCGGAGACCGGCGTCCGACCGG includes the following:
- a CDS encoding succinate dehydrogenase/fumarate reductase iron-sulfur subunit, which codes for MKLSLRIWRQEDRNAPGRFVTYQVDGVTPEMSFLEMLDVLNEHLQEGGDEPVAFEHDCREGICGSCGFLIDGVPHGPRRHTTVCQLHMRFFKDGDALTLEPWRARAFPVVRDLVVDRSAFDRIIQVGGYITAPTGSAPDANAVLVPKEAADTAFDAAACIGCGACVASCPNASAMLFTAAKVVHLNSLPQGQPERDARTLNMVAAMGREVFGTCSNHGECEAVCPKGIPLEFIAGLNRDVIRAAFRRRREPLAIAGAPQRPAHEDA